The candidate division WOR-3 bacterium nucleotide sequence CTGCGCTCGACCTTGACGAGTTGCTGGCGCTACGGGTATCATATGAAACGCGCAAGCGTCAGGCAGGGGGTCACGATGTGCCTTGGCCGGCCCAAAATGAAGTACCAATGGCTTGACAATAGTGACAACTTGTCTATACTTGATGCGTCCAAGGGACAAGACCGACCGAGGGTAGCTTGTTCATTTCATTTGAGTTGACTCGTCAGTGCAACGGCTCGGCTCGAGCGGAGAAGTCCTGGCGATTCTAGCCGAAATCTGAATAGCGTCGCGGCTCGCTGGCCGCTTGGATATTCGAAGGTAATCCAAAGGAGAGCGCATGACACAGGAAGAGCTCAAGCACAAGAAAATCGGCGAACTGTACGAGATCGCCGAACAGATGGGAATCCCGGATGCGCGTGAGAAGCGCAAGCAGGGCGTCATCATGGCGATCATCAAGGCCGAGGCCAAGAAGATGAAGGATTCAGGTGAGGGGGTCACTGTCTCAGGCGTGCTTGAAATCCTTGAAGAAGGCTTCGGCTTCCTCCGCTCACCTGACTACAGCTACCTGCCCTCCTCTGACGACATCTACATCTCGCCCTCCCAGATAAAGCGCTTCGGGCTCAAGACCGGCGACACCATCGTTGGCGGCGCACGCCCGCCCAAGAACTCCGAGCGCTATTTTGCCCTCCTGCGAATCGACTCGGTCAACGGCGCTACGCTTGAGGAAATGCGGCAGCGTGTCCCGTTCGATGCACTAACACCGCTCTACCCTTCTCAGCGCATCAACCTCGAAGTCGAGAAGGAAAACGACCTCTCCAAACGGGTCGTAAATCTATTCGTACCAATCGGCAAGGGCCAGCGTGGACTGATCGTCTCCCCCCCACGGGCCGGTAAGACCATCCTGCTGCAGAAGATTGCTAACAGCATCACTGCCAACCATCCGGAAATCACCCTCATTATCCTCCTGATTGACGAGCGACCCGAGGAAGTAACCGACATGGAACGCTCGGTCAATGCCGAGGTCATCAGCTCCACCTTTGACGAAGTGCCAGAGCGACACGTCCAAGTAGCAAATATGGTACTAGAGAAAGCCAAACGCCTTGTCGAGCAGCACCATGACGTCGTGATACTCCTTGACTCGATTACTCGGCTGTCCCGTGCGCACAATCTTGTTGTGCCGCATTCCGGTCGA carries:
- the rho gene encoding transcription termination factor Rho, encoding MTQEELKHKKIGELYEIAEQMGIPDAREKRKQGVIMAIIKAEAKKMKDSGEGVTVSGVLEILEEGFGFLRSPDYSYLPSSDDIYISPSQIKRFGLKTGDTIVGGARPPKNSERYFALLRIDSVNGATLEEMRQRVPFDALTPLYPSQRINLEVEKENDLSKRVVNLFVPIGKGQRGLIVSPPRAGKTILLQKIANSITANHPEITLIILLIDERPEEVTDMERSVNAEVISSTFDEVPERHVQVANMVLEKAKRLVEQHHDVVILLDSITRLSRAHNLVVPHSGRTLSGGLDSNALQKPKKFFGAARAVEEGGSLTIIATALVETGSRMDEVIFEEFKGTGNMELILDRKLADRRIFPAIDLQRSGTRKEELLLSEFELNRIWVMRKLLAELNPVEMMEFVLDKMRLTRNNKEFLEAMSEK